GGTAAATTATTTAAACTTTTAAGCAGTTTATTAGGCGTATTATTGAAAGCAAATATTTTAATACAATTGCTAGCTTTTTTTGCTGAATCAATGAGTGTTTGAACATTATTATAATTATCAGTATCTTTTAAAATTGCTATTTTAATATCTGTAAAAAAAGAGTTTGAGAATATAAAGTTGAAATATGACTCACTATCGAGCTCGTCACCATAAAAGATCTCTCTTTCTATATTTTCATAAATAGATTCTATCTTTTTAATATAATGTTGTTGGAAAGTATTGCTTCCAATTAGGATAACGATACTATTTTTTTGTATATCTTTCAAAGTCACTTCTAAAATCTAACAGTATATAATTTAAGGCTTCTCTGAAGGCATCATATCTTCTTTGAATATTTCCAGAGATGTTACTTGTTACATAGTAAATCTCGTAGTACCTATATTTTTTGTCAAATAAGGTTTCTCCCTTTTTATCTCTAACTATAATATGTAGTATAGGTTCAATCTGAGAAGCCACTGCCTGTTCCGTTTCTGTTTTGGTAACCATATCGGTATCAACCTTATCAAGAATAAAACGAAGCTCATAATCTGCCTTCTGTTGTTTTTCTAATAATCCATACTCACTAAAGAAATGATAAATCTCATTATTCATAATATTATAGTAGTCAGATTCAGCATCTTTGTTAATTATCTCTGATATATAATATTTACTACTAAAAGTGTCCTTAGAGACCCCTGCCATCTTATAGCCACATGAATTAATAATTAAAATACTCAAAATAATGTAGAATATTTTATTAGTTAACCACAAAGTTGATAAGTTTTTTTGGTACATAAATTTCCTTTCTTATTTTTTTATTATTTATATATTTTTTTATTTTATCATTATTTTTTGCAGCCTCTATAGCATCTTCTTTTGCGATATTGGCATCAGTGATTAGTTCAGCCCTAACTTTGCCATTAATTTGGACAACAATGTTTATTTTATCTTTAACTATATATTTTTTATTATATTGGGGCCACTTTTCTAAAGATATAAAAGTTTTTCTGCCTATCATATGCCACAATTCTTCTGCTATAAAAGGAGTAAAAGGTGAAAGGAGTACTATTAAAGTAGATAAGCCCTCAGTATATAAGTCGATGCATTCATCATCCAAAGTTTCTGTATTAATCTGTGAAAGAAAATTTGTAAACTCCATTATGGCAGCAATAGCTGTATTTAATTGGAAATTATTTATATCCCTTGTAACCCTCATTATTGTATAATGTATATTATATAAAATATTTTTTGCTTCATCATTTATATTTTTATTATTTATACTATTCTTTTTATTACCTTTGAAATAAATCAAATTATTTGTAATAAGTCTATAAACCCTGTTTAGAAAACGATGTGCACCTTCTATTCCTTTGTCAGACCATTCAAGATCCTTTACAGGTGGTGAGGCAAATAAGATAAATAGTCTTGCTGTATCTGCCCCATATTTTTTTAATATATTATCAGGGTCAACAACATTTTTCTTGGATTTACTCATTTTTTCTGTGCGACCAACTATAATTTCACTGCCACAGTGAATGCATTTATTATCTTCCACTTCCTCAGGATATAGCCAACCATGTGTCTTGCATCTGTAAGTCTCTTTGCATACCATCCCTTGGGTTAATAGGTTTAGAAAGGGTTCATCAAAATCAATATAACCTAAATCCTTTAATACTTTTATAAAAAAACGGGAGTATAATAGATGTAGAATTGCATGTTCAATACCCCCAATATATTGATCAACAGGCATAAAATATTGGACGTCCTCTTTTTCAAAGGGCTTATCTTTTGGATTTATTGAACAAAACCTAATAAAATACCATGAAGATTCAACAAAGGTATCCATTGTATCAGTATCTCTTTTTGCATCTTTACCGCATTTGGGGCATTTTGTGCGGATGAAAGAATCTATTTTATCTAAAGGTTTTGGCGTTTTCTCTAAGTGATCAACCTCTGGTAATTTTACTGGCAGATTGCTGATTTTCTCAGGAACAATACCACATTTGTCGCAGTATATTATTGGAATTGGTGCACCCCAATAGCGCTGTCTTGAAATTCCCCAATCCCTTAGTCTATAGTTTACTATTTTTTTTGCATTTTTTAGAGACTTTACTATCTCATCCTTTGCTTTTTCGCTATCTAAACCATTAAACATGCCTGAATTTATTAGTATGCCCTCACCTGTATAGGCTTCTTTTAGGGGTAACTCAATTTCTTCTTCATCTTTAGGTTTAATGACCTGTATTATTTCAAGATTGTACTTTTTAGCAAAGTCAAAGTCCCTTTCATCGTGAGCAGGTACACACATTATTGCGCCTGTCCCATATTCCATTAAAACAAAATTTGCTAAATATATGGGTATTTTTTTGTTATTTACAGGATTTATGCAATAAAAATTAGTAAAGTATCCTTTCTTCTCTTTATCTATATCCTCTGCTACATTTTGGTTTTCATTTATAACTTTATCAATAAATGCCTTTATATTTTTTTTATCCTTAGATTTTTCAAGGAGTAAGTCTACAACAGGATGCTTTACTGAAAGCCCAACAAAGGTTGCGCCAAAAATAGTATCTGGCCTTGTTGTAAAGACTGTCAGGTTATAATCTAACCCATCAATTTTAAAATCAATCTCAGCACCTATCGATTTGCCTATCCAATTTTTTTGCATTGCAAGTACTCTTTCAGGCCAATTTTTTAGCTTTTCCATATCATCAAGCAGTCTTTCAGCATAATCAGATATTTTAAGAAACCAACTATCTAATTCCCTATTGGAGACAACAGATTGACACCTCCAACATTTGCCATCCTCAACCTGCTCATTTGCGAGAACAGTTTTACAATTGGGGCACCAGTTAACGGTTGTTTTCTTTTTATAGGCTAGACCCTCATTAAACATATCTATAAAGAATTGCTGTTCCCATCTATAGTATTCGGGATCGCAAGTGGCAAATTCCCTCCTCCAATCATAGGAGAGCCCTAATTTTTTTAGCTGTTTACGCATATTTTCAATATTATTATAAGTCCATTTTGCTGGATGTATATTATTACTTATAGCTGCATTTTCTGCAGGTAGACCAAAGGCGTCCCAACCCATAGGATGGAGTATGTTGTAACCATTCATTTTTTTAAATCGGGCAATTACATCTCCTATAGCATAATTTCTTATATGTCCCATATGAATCTTCCCTGAGGGGTATGGAAACATTTCTAGTAGATAATATTTTTCTTTAGCGTTATCTACATTTGTTTCAAAGATTTTATTTTCTACCCATTGTTTTAGCCATTTTTTTTCTATATTTTGTGGTTCGTAATTCATATGTTCCCCTATACTTTATTTATTTTCTCTTAATAGATCATTTGGTTTGATTAATTCAGATAGCAGTAAACTTTTTACTTTATCTTCAGTTATACTATTGGCAATAAATACATGTGCATTATCGTTTAACTTATTTGGTGATGATCCGTTGTTATGTATAAGCATAAAAATTAATAAACAATATAATATTTTTTCCATATCTATTTTTAAATCTAAAAAATTATATTATATTATTAATAAACTTCAATAATAACTTTAATTAAATGAAATGTTTAATAATAAATTATATTTTGAACATTTAAATACACATTTTTTAGGAAGAAAACATAAAGTTTATGATAAATGCACTAGTACCCAAGATGTTATTAGGGAATATAGCAATCTAGATGGGTTTGTTGTTATTGCTAGCACTCAGACTAAAGGTAGAGGCAGGATGGGTAGATCTTGGTTTTCAAGTGATAATGAGAATCTCTATTTTTCTTATGTATTAAAAAACCCGCATTTAAGAAATCTGCAGATAATCAATCTGCTTGTATCTTTTAGTTTATGTGAACTACTTAGTGAATATGGGAATTTTAAAATAAAATGGCCAAATGATATTGTCTTTAATTATAAAAAAGTAGCAGGCATATTAATTGAATCTAGTATTGTGAATAAATCAGTATTGTATTCTATTATTGGCATAGGTTTAAATATAAACTTTAAATATCTGCCAAAGGAATTGCAAGATAGGGCAATATCAATTAAAAGTATCACTAATGCTAATATTGAAAAGGAAATTTTATTGGCAAAGTATTTTAATATATTTGAAACTTATCTATTAACATATCTAAATAATTCTATTACTATAGATTTAGTTGGAAAATGGAGAGAATTGTCTGCTTACTATGGTAAAAGGATCAAGATAAGATTAAATGATGATGAAGAATGTTTTATTGAAAAGGGCATTGATGCTGATGGTGCTTTGAGGGTTACTCGTGAAGATGGAAGCGAAAAAAAACTTTATTATGGGGAGATTGTATAATGTTATTAGCAGTTGATATAGGTAATACACATATTACAATTGGCTTATTCAAAGGCAAAGATATTGTTAATAATTTAAGAATTTCTACAGATATTAAAAAGACGGAAGATGAGTATGCTACATCTATATTATACCCCTTATCAAAGATTGGGATTGATGCATCTCATGTAAAATCTGTTGTTATCTCAAGTGTTGTTCCCACTTTAACAGTCATTTTCAGAAAATTATCTTTTAGGTACCTTGATATAGAGCCTATGATTGTTGATATAAATACTAAAACCCAGATATCATTAAAAGTTGACAATCCAAAAGAGATTGGAGTAGACAGAATAGTCAATGCTGTTGCTATTCAAAAGTTATATGGAGTTCCTGCGATTGTAGTGGATTTTGGGACAGCAACGACATTCGATGTTATTAGCAAAGATAATGAGTATATTGGTGGCATTATAACCCCAGGGATTGAATTGGTTTCCCATGTGTTACATGCTAAAACAGCAAAACTTCCTGAGGTTGAAATAGCTAAAATAGAAAATATAATAGGTAAAAATACAATTGATTCAATGAAATCAGGTATATACTACGGATATTTATCTATGATAGATGGTATTATTGAGAGGGTAATAGAAAGTGGGTTGATTGGAAAGGATATGCATATTGTGTCAACTGGTGGTTATGGCGATATATTTGTAGAGGATTCAAAGTTCATAGAGAGATACGAACCATTATTAACATTAATTGGTCTTAAAATAATATATGAAGAAAATTGTATTTAATTATTTCACACTATTATTAGTTCTTTTTTATATTTGCAATTCATGTGCTTCTAACCGCATTAAGCAATCAGCAGATGCACATTATAAATTAGGGTTGTCATATTTAGAGACAGGTGATGATGCAGAGGCTATGAAAGAGTTTAGAAAGGCATTGAATATAGGTGGCCCTGATCCAAAAATTTATTATGCAATCTCCACTTATTACTTACAAAGAGGTGATGTTGGAAATGCTAAATTATATATTGAAAGAGCAATTAATTTAGACAATGACAATTCAGAATATCTAAATGCTTATGCTTCAGTGCTTGCTGCAAATGGGGAGCACGAGAAGGCAATTAAAATATGGAAAAAAGTTCTTGAAGACCCTACATATGCTGCAAGAGAAGTGGTTTACTATAATTTAGGTTTTGCCTATTATCAGTTAGGTGATTACGATAAAACAATTGAATATTGGAAGGATTCTATCAGAGAGAACCCCACAGTTATTAGACCTTATATATCCTTATTTAGGCTATACCTAGAAGAAGGTTATGATAGTAAAGCTGTTGATCTGTTAAAAGATGGCATTAATAGAAATCCAATATCTTCCACTTTAAAAATGTATTTGGCAGAATATTACTACAACAGAAAGCAATACAGTGAAGCTAGCTCATTATTTTATGATATTATTGAGGTATCCCCTAATTCAGAAGAAGCAAGAGAGGCAAAAAATTATTTAAAAAGATTGGGTTTATATCATGAATGATGATAAATCTTTAGGTGAAATCTTAAAAGAGGAAAGAGAAAAGAAAGGTTTATCTATAAAAGATATTAATAGAATAACAAAGATTAGTACAACAATCTTAAAAGCATTAGAGGATGAAAACTATAATGAATTGCCTTCATATGTATATACTATTGGTCTTCTTAGAAAATATGCAGAAATTCTAGATTTAGAATTTGAGCGATTAAAAGATACTTTTGATACAGAATATAAAAAGGCAAATTATCCGGAAAATAAAGCAAGACAAGAATTGAATAGTTCTTTTAGGGAGATTGAAGAAGAAAAAAGTAAAACTAATAAATTTAGCTTAACTATTATTATATTGATATGCATTTTTGTGATTATCGGCATTTCAATCTATCTGCTAAATAGTAATATAATCAAAAATAAAGATATTTCTATAAAAGAGGACGATAAAAAAGCAGTGGAGAAGAAAGAAAATAATAGTCAAAGAGTTGTGGCAGATATAATTAATAAAAAAGATGAAATCCCTGATAAAGGTGAAATAAAAGAAAAAGATAGTTTAGATAATGTTAGCAATATATCTCCTATAGAGATAGCTAGGGAGCTTAAAGAGAGAAATAATAGTAATGAGATTGATAATTTGAACATAGTCACTTTAGAGTTTACCGATGATTGCTGGATTCATGTAGATATAGATGGTAAAAAAGAACTAGATTTTATTGCCAAAAAGGGTATTTCAAAGGATATTAAGTTTAAAAAATATTTTGAGATTGATATTGGTAATGCTTCTGCCGTTAAGATTAAATATAATGACCAAACAATAACAGGCCTAGGAGGATGGAGGCAGCCAATCAAGGATCTATTGTTTAAGTTAGATAATAGTGGCAATTTAGTATTTACAAAGAAATAGTCATTGTATAATTTTCACAGATGCCTATCTTTAATTAAGATAAAAAAGGTGTATTTATGCCAAAACAATTGGGAATAATCTTTAAAGACGAGTTAATATTCTCTGAATTAATAAAATCAATTAATGAGATATTTCCCTATTTAGAAGTAAAGGTTATGTCTAATTACGTTGATATTCATAAATCTAATATTAATGATTCAAATTTGGTTAAAGTAGGAAGCGTTAAAGAAATTTTAGAAACCGATTGCTTGATAATTCTATGCGATATTAATAGTATAAAGGATATCATTAAATCATACAGGGGTACTATTATCGACTTTACAGGGTATGTGGGTAATTTAACGGAAAAAGTAATTCAAATTGAAGATCCTCTGGTTTATATATTGAATAAATTATTTGAGGATCTATCAGATATATCAGGTAATATTTATCTACCAGTTGCAATTTTTGGCAAAATGGGTGTTGAAGAACTCTTAAAGCAAATGCAAGATCTATTTAATTTTAATACGGCAAAAGACTCATTTTATAATTTAAATTTACCCTTTAATGTTATTTTTCTGGATAATTTAGATATATCACCTATTAAAAATTATATAGCATATATTAAAGAAAGGATTGATGCAGATTTTTCCTATAGGTTATTACCTGTAATGAGTGGCATAATAATGGATATTTTTTCTGTGAGAGAACCTTATTTAAATGGTATAGAATATGTTGATACATATAATGATTTAGTATCATTAGTAAACAATAAAGATATGTCGATAGTAAAGAAAGGGGTAAATTTTTATAGTTTAACTATCGCATGTGATTATATTAAAGTAATAGTTAAGCAAATAACAAGTTGTCTTAAAAATTTGGAGAGCATAGATGATATTTCTAGATAATATTGCTACAACAAAGCCTGATGAAAGGGTTGTGAAAAAGATGTTGGAGTATTTGACAAAAAACTATGGTAATCCAAGTGCTCATTTTTATCAACTTGGAAGGGATGCATTTGAAGCAGTAGTTTGTGCAAGAGAAAAGGTTGCAGAGTTAATTAACTGTTTGCCTGACAATATAATATTTACTTCCTGTGGAACTGAGTCTAATAATTTGGCTATAAAAGGCACCATTTATAATATGAAATCTAAAGGGAAAAACCATATTATTGTAAGTGAGTTAGAACATTATTCAGTTTTAAATAGCGCATTAAAGCTAACAGGTGAAGAAGATCTTGAATTAACAAAATTAAAGGTTGATGAGCATGGTTTTGTAGATGTAGATAGATTAGCTAGAGCTATAAAAGATAGCACTGCACTTGTTGCTATTCATCATGCAAATCCTGAGATTGGTACTATACAAAACATTGAAGATATTGGTAGAATCTGTAAAGAGAAAAATGTATTGTTTTTTGTAGATGCTGTAGCAAGCTGTGGGCATATTCCTGTTGATGTTGAAGGGTTTAATTGTGATTTACTTAGTATTGCTGCTCAAAATTTTTATGGTCCTAAAGGTGCCGGAGCTTTATATGTTAGGGATGATATTAGCTTAAGACCTTTATTAGATGGCGGTTTTCAAGAAAGAGGTTTAAGGGCTGGAACAGAAAATGTTCCTGCAATAGTGGGGATGGGAGAGGCAGCTTCAATTGCAAAGAATGAAATGCCCATGTACACGGAAAGGATGAAGAGACTGGGTTCAAAACTAATAGATGGTATAAGAGAAAATGTTAACTTTGTGCATTTTACTGGGTCTCTGACAAGGAGATTGCCAGGTCACGTAAGTTTATGGGTTGAATATATTGAGGGAGAGTCTATACTGCTCTGGTTATCTTTGAAAGATATCTGCGCAACCAGTGGATCGGCATGTTCATCAAATATTATGGGTGATGATGAGAGAAGCTTAAAAGCCTCACACGTTCTTTCAGCTATTGGGGTGCCAGATGATATATGCGCAGGCTCAGTAACATTTTCAATGTCAAAATATACTGATGAAAAAGAGATTGACTACTTATTAAAGGTATTTCCTGAAATTGTAGAAAGATTATGTAAAATGTCACCATTTTACAACAAATAGAGGAGGTGATCTGTGAAGGGGCCTTATAGTGAAAAGGTTATGGAACATTTTATGTCCCCAAGAAATATGGGTGAAATACCAGATGCAAATGGAGTTGGCCAGGTGGGGAACCCTGCATGTGGTGATGTAATGAAATTATATCTAAAAATAAATGACGAAGGGATTGTAGAGGATGTTAAATTTAAAACCTTTGGTTGTGGTGCTGCTATTGCATCAAGCTCAATAACAACAGAGTTAATCAAGGGGAAGAAGGTTGAGGATATATTAAAACTTACAAATCAGGCAATAGTTGAAGCTTTAGGAGGGCTTCCTAAAACTAAGATACATTGTTCGATAATGGCTGAGGAAGGTGTTGAAGCCGCTTTAAAGGATTATTTTAAAAATATAGGCAAGGATCCAAAAATAGTTGAAGATATGAAAGCAAATATAAAATAAAATATGGAGGCTATTAGATGTTAAAAGAAAAAGTTGAAAAAATATTAGATGAAGTTAGACCAATGTTAAAGATGGAGGGGGGAGATGTTAAATTAATTGATGTCACAGATGAAGGTATAGTTAAGGTTCAGCTAACTGGTGCTTGTGGCTCGTGTCCATTTAGCACTATGACATTAAAGCATGGGATTGAAGTTAGAATAAGAAAGAACATACCTGAGATCAAAGAGGTAGTTGCAGTTTAGGAAAGTTATTATATAATTTGCCTTAATGGCAAAATATATAAAAGATGTAGTTAATCCAA
The Deferribacterota bacterium genome window above contains:
- the leuS gene encoding leucine--tRNA ligase; this encodes MNYEPQNIEKKWLKQWVENKIFETNVDNAKEKYYLLEMFPYPSGKIHMGHIRNYAIGDVIARFKKMNGYNILHPMGWDAFGLPAENAAISNNIHPAKWTYNNIENMRKQLKKLGLSYDWRREFATCDPEYYRWEQQFFIDMFNEGLAYKKKTTVNWCPNCKTVLANEQVEDGKCWRCQSVVSNRELDSWFLKISDYAERLLDDMEKLKNWPERVLAMQKNWIGKSIGAEIDFKIDGLDYNLTVFTTRPDTIFGATFVGLSVKHPVVDLLLEKSKDKKNIKAFIDKVINENQNVAEDIDKEKKGYFTNFYCINPVNNKKIPIYLANFVLMEYGTGAIMCVPAHDERDFDFAKKYNLEIIQVIKPKDEEEIELPLKEAYTGEGILINSGMFNGLDSEKAKDEIVKSLKNAKKIVNYRLRDWGISRQRYWGAPIPIIYCDKCGIVPEKISNLPVKLPEVDHLEKTPKPLDKIDSFIRTKCPKCGKDAKRDTDTMDTFVESSWYFIRFCSINPKDKPFEKEDVQYFMPVDQYIGGIEHAILHLLYSRFFIKVLKDLGYIDFDEPFLNLLTQGMVCKETYRCKTHGWLYPEEVEDNKCIHCGSEIIVGRTEKMSKSKKNVVDPDNILKKYGADTARLFILFASPPVKDLEWSDKGIEGAHRFLNRVYRLITNNLIYFKGNKKNSINNKNINDEAKNILYNIHYTIMRVTRDINNFQLNTAIAAIMEFTNFLSQINTETLDDECIDLYTEGLSTLIVLLSPFTPFIAEELWHMIGRKTFISLEKWPQYNKKYIVKDKINIVVQINGKVRAELITDANIAKEDAIEAAKNNDKIKKYINNKKIRKEIYVPKKLINFVVN
- a CDS encoding biotin--[acetyl-CoA-carboxylase] ligase encodes the protein MFNNKLYFEHLNTHFLGRKHKVYDKCTSTQDVIREYSNLDGFVVIASTQTKGRGRMGRSWFSSDNENLYFSYVLKNPHLRNLQIINLLVSFSLCELLSEYGNFKIKWPNDIVFNYKKVAGILIESSIVNKSVLYSIIGIGLNINFKYLPKELQDRAISIKSITNANIEKEILLAKYFNIFETYLLTYLNNSITIDLVGKWRELSAYYGKRIKIRLNDDEECFIEKGIDADGALRVTREDGSEKKLYYGEIV
- a CDS encoding type III pantothenate kinase yields the protein MLLAVDIGNTHITIGLFKGKDIVNNLRISTDIKKTEDEYATSILYPLSKIGIDASHVKSVVISSVVPTLTVIFRKLSFRYLDIEPMIVDINTKTQISLKVDNPKEIGVDRIVNAVAIQKLYGVPAIVVDFGTATTFDVISKDNEYIGGIITPGIELVSHVLHAKTAKLPEVEIAKIENIIGKNTIDSMKSGIYYGYLSMIDGIIERVIESGLIGKDMHIVSTGGYGDIFVEDSKFIERYEPLLTLIGLKIIYEENCI
- a CDS encoding tetratricopeptide repeat protein: MKKIVFNYFTLLLVLFYICNSCASNRIKQSADAHYKLGLSYLETGDDAEAMKEFRKALNIGGPDPKIYYAISTYYLQRGDVGNAKLYIERAINLDNDNSEYLNAYASVLAANGEHEKAIKIWKKVLEDPTYAAREVVYYNLGFAYYQLGDYDKTIEYWKDSIRENPTVIRPYISLFRLYLEEGYDSKAVDLLKDGINRNPISSTLKMYLAEYYYNRKQYSEASSLFYDIIEVSPNSEEAREAKNYLKRLGLYHE
- a CDS encoding DUF4115 domain-containing protein; its protein translation is MNDDKSLGEILKEEREKKGLSIKDINRITKISTTILKALEDENYNELPSYVYTIGLLRKYAEILDLEFERLKDTFDTEYKKANYPENKARQELNSSFREIEEEKSKTNKFSLTIIILICIFVIIGISIYLLNSNIIKNKDISIKEDDKKAVEKKENNSQRVVADIINKKDEIPDKGEIKEKDSLDNVSNISPIEIARELKERNNSNEIDNLNIVTLEFTDDCWIHVDIDGKKELDFIAKKGISKDIKFKKYFEIDIGNASAVKIKYNDQTITGLGGWRQPIKDLLFKLDNSGNLVFTKK
- a CDS encoding cysteine desulfurase family protein; translation: MIFLDNIATTKPDERVVKKMLEYLTKNYGNPSAHFYQLGRDAFEAVVCAREKVAELINCLPDNIIFTSCGTESNNLAIKGTIYNMKSKGKNHIIVSELEHYSVLNSALKLTGEEDLELTKLKVDEHGFVDVDRLARAIKDSTALVAIHHANPEIGTIQNIEDIGRICKEKNVLFFVDAVASCGHIPVDVEGFNCDLLSIAAQNFYGPKGAGALYVRDDISLRPLLDGGFQERGLRAGTENVPAIVGMGEAASIAKNEMPMYTERMKRLGSKLIDGIRENVNFVHFTGSLTRRLPGHVSLWVEYIEGESILLWLSLKDICATSGSACSSNIMGDDERSLKASHVLSAIGVPDDICAGSVTFSMSKYTDEKEIDYLLKVFPEIVERLCKMSPFYNK
- the nifU gene encoding Fe-S cluster assembly scaffold protein NifU, which translates into the protein MKGPYSEKVMEHFMSPRNMGEIPDANGVGQVGNPACGDVMKLYLKINDEGIVEDVKFKTFGCGAAIASSSITTELIKGKKVEDILKLTNQAIVEALGGLPKTKIHCSIMAEEGVEAALKDYFKNIGKDPKIVEDMKANIK
- a CDS encoding NifU family protein; the encoded protein is MLKEKVEKILDEVRPMLKMEGGDVKLIDVTDEGIVKVQLTGACGSCPFSTMTLKHGIEVRIRKNIPEIKEVVAV